In one window of Solanum pennellii chromosome 2, SPENNV200 DNA:
- the LOC107011767 gene encoding uncharacterized protein LOC107011767 translates to MSHPTAAPLSGPPLSQPSSAAMSPLYKQKSWSPDTFRDEAWQRRKGIHGSWVKRRSKSVTDEDFDEIKACIELGFGFDSPEMDQRLSDTFPAYDLFYAVNKQYTDTLSKTSSVSSAISNCESTLPPVSPHTIVFPGDNPQAVKTRLRQWAQVVACVVRQSSY, encoded by the exons ATGTCACACCCCACCGCAGCTCCGCTATCAGGACCACCCCTCTCACAACCCTCGTCGGCAGCGATGTCTCCCTTGTACAAACAGAAATCTTGGTCACCGGACACGTTTCGCGACGAGGCGTGGCAGCGGCGGAAGGGTATCCATGGAAGCTGGGTCAAACGGCGGAGCAAGAGCGTTACCGATGAGGACTTTGATGAGATTAAGGCTTGTATCGAATTAGGGTTTGGATTTGATTCGCCAGAAATGGATCAGCGATTGTCTGATACTTTTCCGGCGTATGACCTGTTTTACGCCGTGAATAAACAATACACCGACACTCTTTCAAAGACTTCCTCTGTATCATCGGCCATCTCCAATTGCGAGTCAACCCTTCCTCCCGTTAGTCCCCACACCATTGTCTTTCCAG GAGATAATCCACAGGCAGTGAAGACAAGGTTGCGGCAATGGGCACAGGTGGTTGCGTGTGTGGTGCGTCAATCTTCGTATTAA